From a single Fusarium fujikuroi IMI 58289 draft genome, chromosome FFUJ_chr03 genomic region:
- a CDS encoding related to 3-octaprenyl-4-hydroxybenzoate carboxy-lyase — protein sequence MLQAPSKLRLLSPRGLSKSLMERGRIAGALPSSKKYSTSQNADGPDPQEAQLDYRKFLDILRHDNDLVEINTEVDPHLELGAIIRRVSEVNDKAPLFNNIKGARDGLWRVAGNAASLRPNEKDRYGRIARSLGLEPTASWKEICHRWQSGKRTKVLPPNVLPSGPCKDNRIMGDKVDLTTLPVPYLHTGDGGKYIQTYGVHVLQMPDGSWTNWSIFRGMVYDQNRIVCLVGGGQHNSMIRDAWLAAGRKEVPWALAFGVPPAASLAAAMPVPEGVSEAEYVGALVGKPLDLVKCELNNLLVPANSEIVFEGTLSLTDKAYEGPFEDYMGVIFEGDRRMQPLFTVDAITYRNDAIMPVSVPGRITDESHTTAALASAELLELLQREGLPIKEANCPLETYATWCALQVDTEKLGDMETGSAELCKRIGDLAFKDKSCLLINRIILVGDDVDVFDWNDIMWALVTRCRPGKDETLFEEVRGHPITPYMSHGPHGNPTKGGKVISDCLMPIEYQGKRNFRECSFVKSYPEDIKSKVRAGWEGMGFTVQS from the exons ATGCTACAAGCACCGAGTAAGCTGCGGCTGCTGTCCCCAAGAGGCCTAAGCAAAAGTCTAATGGAGCGAGGACGTATCGCTGGCGCTCTGCCATCCAGCAAAAAATACAGCACCTCTCAAAATGCTGATGGGCCAGACCCCCAAGAGGCGCAACTCGACTATCGCAAATTCCTAGACATCCTACGCCACGACAACGATTTAGTTGAAATCAACACCGAAGTTGACCCTCATTTAGAACTCGGCGCAATTATCCGACGTGTCAGCGAAGTCAATGACAAAGCCcctctcttcaacaacataAAGGGTGCGCGCGACGGTCTGTGGCGTGTCGCGGGCAACGCAGCCAGTCTTCGGCCGAACGAGAAGGACAGATATGGCCGAATAGCTAGGAGTCTTGGACTGGAGCCTACTGCCAGTTGGAAGGAGATATGCCACAGATGGCAATCGGGCAAGAGGACTAAAGTTCTGCCTCCCAATGTGCTCCCATCGGGCCCATGCAAAGACAACAGGATTATGGGAGACAAGGTTGATCTCACCACTCTACCTGTGCCTTATCTTCACACTGGCGATGGAGGCAAGTACATCCAAACATATGGTGTACATGTCCTTCAAATGCCTGATGGAAGTTGGACGAACTGGTCAATCTTCCGCGGAATGGTCTACGATCAGAATCGTATAGTCTGCCTTGTCGGAGGCGGCCAGCACAATTCTATGATCCGCGATGCCTGGTTAGCAGCGGGCAGAAAGGAAGTTCCCTGGGCCTTGGCCTTTGGTGTTCCCCCGGCTGCATCATTAGCAGCTGCCATGCCAGTACCGGAGGGTGTTTCTGAAGCTGAATATGTTGGCGCATTAGTCGGCAAACcgcttgatcttgtcaaatGCGAGCTTAATAATCTCCTTGTACCTGCCAACTCCGAGATTGTCTTCGAGGGCACACTTTCGCTGACGGACAAGGCGTATGAAGGTCCCTTTGAGGATTACATGGGAGTCATCTTCGAGGGGGATCGACGAATGCAGCCTCTCTTCACTGTCGACGCCATCACATATCGGAATGATGCTATCATGCCTGTGTCGGTCCCGGGCCGTATCACAGATGAATCG CACACAACAGCAGCACTTGCATCTGCCGAACTTCTCGAGCTGTTACAGCGCGAAGGACTTCCTATCAAAGAGGCCAATTGTCCCCTCGAGACATACGCCACATGGTGTGCGCTACAAGTTGACACAGAGAAACTGGGAGACATGGAAACCGGTTCGGCCGAGCTGTGCAAGAGAATAGGTGACCTTGCATTCAAGGACAAGAGCTGTTTGCTTATCAACCGTATCATCTTAGTTGGAGACGACGTTGACGTTTTTGACTGGAATGATATCATGTGGGCTCTAGTCACTCGATGTCGTCCTGGCAAGGACGAGACTTTGTTCGAGGAGGTTAGAGGCCACCCAATTACGCCTTACATGTCTCACGGGCCACACGGCAATCCAACTAAGGGCGGTAAGGTTATTTCAGACTGTTTGATGCC
- a CDS encoding related to aldehyde dehydrogenase: MNRFLTSGRMMRSARSPLSRNFSTSKTIPLIINGKDIVTDKTFQAISPLNNEVIWNCSAVSQNHIHEAVSTANAAFPAWSKTKPSHRRDIFLSAANIMEKRREELLHYLHQEMGAGVDFQNFILGLAIEGLKDTAGRIAGAVTGSLPESIHEGMRAMILKRPYGVNLGIAPWNAPFHLGLRSITFPLATGNTAILKGAELTPACYWAIADVLREAGLPDGCLNLVFHRAQEAPSVIESLVSHPDMKKINFTGSSGVGAIISSIAGKHLKPVVMELGGKASSIVLKDADLTKAAENCARGAFFNAGQVCMATERILVHSSIATEFQNVLAKTVNAMFGSQEDTPVLITSAAAKKNRALVKDAISKGAKPLDMFNTDLDANTVDTKMRPVVLTNMSTSMDLYRQESFGPSVSWFTFDTEDEAIKLANDTDYGLSASIYTEDLGTAFRVAEQLDSGAVHINSMTVHDEFALPHGGVKKSGFGRFNGYQGLDEFLYCKTVTWME, translated from the exons ATGAATCGCTTCCTTACATCAGGGCGCATGATGCGCAGCGCCAGGTCCCCCTTGTCACGAAACTTCTCCACCAGCAAGACCattcctctcatcatcaacggcaAGGATATCGTAACAGACAAGACCTTCCAAGCCATAAGCCCGCTCAACAACGAGGTAATCTGGAACTGTTCTGCCGTTTCGCAAAATCACATCCATGAAGCCGTCTCTACTGCAAACGCGGCGTTTCCTGCCTGGTCCAAGACCAAACCCTCTCACCGACGCGACATCTTCCTGTCAGCTGCCAACATCATGGAGAAGCGGAGAGAGGAGCTGCTTCACTACCTACACCAGGAGATGGGAGCAGGCGTTGATTTCCAAAATTTCATTCTTGGACTTGCCATTGAGGGCTTGAAGGATACTGCTGGAAGAATTGCCGGCGCTGTTACTGGTAGTCTTCCAGAGTCCATTCATGAAGGGATGCGTGCCATGATCCTCAAGAGGCCCTATGGTGTGAACCTTGGTATTGCCCCATG GAACGCACCATTTCACCTTGGTCTACGTTCCATCACGTTTCCCCTGGCTACTGGCAACACAGCCATTCTCAAGGGAGCGGAGCTGACTCCAGCCTGCTACTGGGCCATCGCTGATGTGTTGCGTGAGGCTGGTCTCCCTGATGGCTGCCTTAACCTAGTGTTCCACCGGGCACAAGAAGCTCCTAGCGTGATAGAGAGCCTTGTGAGTCATCCTGACATGAAGAAAATCAACTTCACTGGAAGTAGCGGCGTCGGTGCTATCATCTCATCCATTGCTGGTAAACACTTGAAGCCAGTGGTCATGGAACTTGGTGGTAAGGCCAGCTCCATTGTATTGAAGGATGCAGATCTTACCAAGGCTGCCGAAAACTGTGCAAGGGGCGCCTTTTTTAAC GCTGGACAAGTCTGCATGGCTACAGAACGCATCTTGGTGCACTCCTCCATCGCCACTGAGTTCCAAAATGTCCTGGCTAAAACAGTCAACGCAATGTTTGGGTCTCAGGAGGACACTCCAGTTCTCATCACGTCTGCcgccgccaagaagaacagggCTCTTGTCAAGGATGCCATCTCTAAGGGTGCAAAGCCTCTCGATATGTTCAACACGGACCTAGATGCCAATACTGTCGATACCAAGATGCGTCCCGTTGTACTTACCAACATGTCAACGTCAATGGACTTATATCGCCAGGAGTCGTTTGGACCAAGCGTCTCGTGGTTCACCTTTGACACAGAGGACGAGGCTATCAAACTAGCTAATGACACTGACTATGGCCTTTCAGCATCGATCTATACTGAAGATCTGGGAACTGCTTTCCGTGTCGCTGAGCAGCTAGACTCAGGCGCAGTGCATATCAATTCTATGACAGTGCATGATGAGTTTGCCCTGCCGCATGGAGGTGTTAAGAAGAGTGGTTTTGGTCGGTTTAACGGATACCAAGGGTTGGATGAGTTTTTGTACTGCAAGACAGTAACTTGGATGGAGTAG
- a CDS encoding probable PAD1-phenylacrylic acid decarboxylase, with protein sequence MRKPTQFLRIHSPSKLLSARGLQYQQRQSPLFPHPKQTSGRSFTVPSKPLNPLTTFIPSSIQQAPSRPRRIVVGITGATGAPYAIALLRLLRQLGIETHVVISKWALATLKYETTMTEEQIRSLAYANYTARDVSAPIASGSFQHDGMVIVPCSMKTLAAVRSGYCDDLISRAADVTLKENRRLLMAVRETPLSDVHLDNMLFLRRAGAIIFPPVPAFYTNPDSLEDVVDQSVGRMLDLMGIHTDGFERWDGFKQNKSVVRPAQANKATHA encoded by the coding sequence ATGAGGAAACCTACTCAGTTCCTGCGCATTCATTCGCCTTCGAAGCTATTATCTGCTCGTGGGTTACAGTATCAACAACGCCAGAGCCCTCTTTTCCCTCACCCAAAGCAAACATCCGGGCGCAGTTTCACTGTTCCAAGCAAACCATTGAACCCATTGACAACTTTCATCCCATCCTCTATTCAACAAGCGCCATCTCGCCCTCGTCGCATTGTTGTGGGGATCACCGGAGCCACAGGAGCACCATACGCCATCGCTCTGCTGAGGCTCCTGCGTCAACTTGGCATAGAGACGCACGTTGTCATTAGTAAATGGGCGCTGGCGACTCTTAAGTACGAGACGACCATGACTGAAGAGCAGATTCGTTCACTGGCATATGCCAATTACACTGCAAGAGACGTTTCAGCCCCCATCGCATCAGGTTCATTCCAGCACGATGGTATGGTCATTGTCCCCTGCAGTATGAAGACACTCGCAGCTGTAAGAAGCGGCTACTGTGATGACCTGATATCCCGGGCGGCAGATGTGACCTTGAAGGAGAACAGAAGATTACTCATGGCTGTGCGAGAGACACCGTTGAGTGATGTCCACTTGGACAATATGCTGTTCCTACGGCGAGCTGGGGCTATCATATTTCCGCCAGTTCCCGCATTCTACACTAACCCTGACAGTCTGGAGGATGTAGTTGATCAGAGCGTGGGCCGCATGTTGGACTTGATGGGAATTCACACAGATGGATTTGAGAGATGGGACGGATTCAAGCAGAACAAGTCAGTAGTAAGACCAGCACAGGCTAATAAAGCAACCCATGCCTAG